ACTTGCGGACGTTATTTACCTGATTGAGTATCATATAGAGCAAATCGTCATGGAAACGAGATGCTTTTACTTTCGTCGCAACACAGTAAAACAGAAGGTTCAAATGTTGTGTAAAGTGCGCACTCAGTTGAAGAATTTACATTCTACAATGTTCCCCCCTGGCATGGAAAATCATAAACTCTCCACTAACTTCGATACGTTTGAAACCATGAGGGCTTACTTTGTTTAATTTCTTGTAAACAGGTCGCTTTATTTGTAATGGTAAATCCAGCAACGACAGCAGTAGAACAAGAAAGAAAAGGAAACATATCCCGCACACATAATGTATTAAGTAACACTTCTGTACACTACATAAAAAAAAGGTAAATGTAAAACTGTAAATATTAAATACACACATTCCAAGGAAAAATGTAACACAATTAATAtaacgttgttgttgttgctgttagaTCTGAAGCTTAATTCTTCTTGCGTTTGTCCTTCTATAAAACGAAGTAAACATATTTTTGTATCAATCCTGCACAATTGACGCATCCAAGAGATACCGTATTTCCTTTAACACCGCGGCGTTTGTTACAAATTCCAGCGTTTAGATGCGGCGTTTAATAGAGGGCGAAGTCTATTACAGGGTGTCGTTTATTAATAAAATGAATGGTGAGATAAAAATGGACTTAAGACAAGGCTTCCAAACGTAAAGAGATAACAAAAAACATAGAGACTGATTTATGTGGAACCATCAACTACTTTATACTACTTTCGGAAAAAAAATTTCggacggaaaaactttcggatttTTTTTTGTCCAAAAATCCTTCCAGCCAAAATTTGTGTCtgccgaaagattttttatccaaaaattttggtttttctaattttttttgaaaaaaggacCAGTGCATAGAAATTATGTGTCATTGCCCGTAATtattacttttgaaatttggttaaaattcgttacTTAACcatacattttttgactttataaatcttgtccgaaaatttttccgctgaaataaaaaatttccgccgaaaattttagtttttaatgtaGATTATAGTTTCACATTTTTAGTAGTAAGTTGCAGAAATTCTTGTACTGTTGTGCAATCCTGTATAACTATGACACCGGCTTTTCGTCATTATATATTGGAGACGGCAGTGTAAAATAACAGTGTTTTCTAAAGAAACGTTAGAAAGTCTTTGGTTTGTAAGCGCGATGCACGGTTGGAGGCCAAAGAGCTGGATGAGTATGCAATTGGAACATACAAAGATGATGGAAAGACAAGGAAATTTTAGTGGAACACTTACTGATAGAATTGTCCAAACTCATAGGATTTTTTCATTAACCTTGAAGGTAATTAATTGCACGCAATTGTAAATGATAAAAGGATACGAGAAGTTGGTTAATATACGTCACGTAAAATTGATGCAAAAATTCTTCATCACAACTGTTGAAGCGTAAAAAGCAATATTCGTTTTTATCTTTAGTTGATTAGAAAAAAGAAGTGTTTTCTAATGAACGTTTATTAGAGCGCCGCGTTAATTACAAATAGGGGGGAGGCGTTTTACcagaggaaatacggtattgCAAACAGTTATACAAACAGCAATTATAGTTAATTTCTTCTCAacgaaaaaattgtttcatCTCGAACGGAAAAGCTTACTTTAAAAGCAgaaaatttcataaattttcttttattattaatCAAGTTTGCGTAGATTACTGTTTCAAGGAATCATAATATCCAAGAAATATTCGTAGCACAAAAGAAGGATGAAAACAACAAATGTTATTGCAGTTGAGATTTTCCcgttttttgtggtgaaaaaacttttgcgtcTTGAAAAACATCCATGACTTCATTTTCAAAGGCATAAACATTCGCGAAAATCACCAAACATTGCGAaaaacgcgaaagtttctgcccgtGGAATTTTCTGCTCTTAGTATTAAATAATcagatttcaaaaaatttatgtgGAAATCTAGCTTAACTTGTTTGCTTGACACGAGTTGGCTGAGCAGTACTGTTTGAGCAGTAACGTTTTTACTTACTTAAAGCAAGTATTGTAGTAAAACAACAGTTTAAATACCTTGTTGTTAGCTAAAATGACCATTGTTCGTCTGAAAATGTTGATGAAATCCAAGAACAAATCAACTGAATGCCTATATGGAATTAGCAACAGTAGTTATAGAACGAATTGGATTGTTTTTGTTACAATTTCAAAGATTAGTCCATACTATGAAAAAAAAAGACCTTCTAAAATTATAACATCTAATTTATAGCTTGTTTACAACAAACGTTGAAGGTGGATTCCActcaaaaacaaaatgaaacagATCGGAACGAAGTGATTTCTTGAATCTGATTGAGTTTTAGTCATTTCAACTTTCCTTGCAAACAGGGAcggaaaaagatataaaaaataaaaaaattagcagATAGATAATCAAATAAAGTATATTTCTTGTTCAGTTCCGTTTTGTTCTTGAGTGTAAATCCGGTTTAAGAAatcgaaatataaaaaatcatataTTCCCAGTAATTTGAAACACAAGTTGAACTTGCTTTAATATAAACATATGTAATCCTGAAGGTTTgagaatattaaagaatatatatatatatatatatataccaaataAAATCATCATCTCCGTTTCTTCTTTTTTCGATAATCAATTGCGTATCATACAAAATAAAACCACAAAACAAAAGCAAGCCACCATACAAGTAGACCTACACAGAATAAAAcatgaatttttgcattctacGGATGGAAATAAATTCTACAATTTGTTATAACCAGAAAAAGGGAATTTTCCTACTTAAAAATAGAGAAACATGTACATCAAAATTATGATAGCTTTACGGTCTCTTGTAATGTATTTCATTGCAAACTATATGTTTTTTCGCTCACCTGGAAGATTAAGTTTGATTGGAAGAAAATATTCATGAAGCTAAGTAGCATCATGATGGACACACCAGAGAACAGTGTAcctgaaaaaacaaaagaagaacaattttttacaacAATATTGAGAGTGGTGCACCCTTAACTAAGTGTTATGTCTACCTCCTAAGTATAGGTAACTTCGATCTTCAGCCCATAATGCACTCAGTGAGAAACAGACAAATATCAAGCACGAAGCAAAGAATGCAGTCGACACAAttctaaacaaaaattaaatttttatattatggtGACCAAGAGGCTAAATTCCCACAAGTGGTCTATGACACTTAAAATATGTGGCTCCACAACTTTAAAGCAAAATGGGAGATCGATACAAAAACACCTGACAATGGGGAGACAATGCATAAGTGTATTTATAATTATGTCCTTTTTTACTTACGTTGGGTCTATCTCAATCACTTGATCCATAAGAGGTCCCAGTGACAAACCTTTATAATAAGCAGAACAAAGCATTaacacagttttttttaatagtgCATATTAGTTCGAACCCCTAGGCTCAGAATTGGTAAAATTTAAGCATATTTTAGCATCACATTGAGGTCAGGTTAAACGATAAGCATATGCCATTAAGTGttgacatttttaaaagtacaaaaatatCAGTAAGAGTAAAACAATAGTTTTAGTTACTATCATTAAGTTATAATTAATCGAATATTGGTCTGACatcttgtgaaaaaataaaagtttttttaataaaattttttaaccctCACATCAAACGGTAAGGAGACATTAAAGAATAATTTGACAACGCCTTCAACCTGGGTAGGCAATTTCAGGTGGCCCTAGGTACTCttgtggacaaaaatatatttcatatcCCGTTTCACATTCCATTTCCAGGTGTAGCGGCTACCCTGAACTAAAAGATGTAAAAAAGGAGTGGCTTTACTCTGCACCTATACATGCGCACAAGGCTAATTAATATATAGTCTAGTTATTGAGTGCTCAAAAATCCATTTAGGCATACCTGTCAATTACCATGATAGGAATCGGAAATTAGAAAAACGAGTATATATGTTATGAAAATAGCAGATGTGTCAAGATAGGAAGCATTATTCAAAAAGCATtatttacaatcaaataaatTGATTTGTTACCTGTGCAAAATGCCATCCCGACTAAATAaccttaaaaaaagtaaaacaattgTCAGTTCAGGAGTGCACAATATTACCTAACCTCCATTCACTGTCTATCATGGATACCTTGTGTTCCAAGGTTTTCATTTGATTAATGACATTACTTGTGAGGCAAGTTTGTATTCAAATCTTTTGTAAATCACAATGATGGCTGGTCGCATTATTAAAATCGAACGCAAAGCAACGTTTTAAGCTGAACCTCTGTAACCTGGTAAGGACGAAGAAACACAAAGCAGGATACAATGGTCCATAAACATCACAGAATAATAGGAAACGTGGAGTACACTTTTCTGTTGTTTAAACATGCAGGTTTTATACTCTCTTAATACTAAACTTGTAAAATGTAACCTAGTCGCTTTATTTGGTTCTTTGAAGAGTTTTCTGTAAAGGCCAGTGCCAAAACAAAGCCAATGCTGCCCAGACCAGCCAATAATCCACCCTGTAATTAAATTGGATTTATTACTTATAAAATGATAACACTTactaacaacaacaaatattccCAAACAAATTGCAAaatctaaaaacattttatacttGCAAGAAATGTGTAAGCACATGAATTCCAGCTCCAACTGCAGCTGATAAGGTTGAGATAGCCAATGCTGAATATacattcttcaaatgtttttttgtttgcacatccctaaataattttaaatcagATAAAAGAATGAATGCCCGAAATAAATAATGCTCATTTTCACTATGACGGTCATCCAAAAAAATGGAGCCGACATCCTTTAcagaattattttattattgaacCTTTAGCAGCTAGGGGGGTCATATATGACCTCCCCTACTAAAGGCGTTCTTGCGGGAGAACCATCCGACCTTTTTTTGCTGTAAATTTATAAATACTGTCTTGAAGTACCTACGAAGTGAAATATCCAACTTTTGATTGGtagatataaataaaatagcGTCTTGATATCTCAACATTTTGTGAACACTCACAGGAACCACCAGATTGAAAATGGCTGCTAGCAAACGAGTAGGGCTGACAACTGAGCAAGTTTTAGCTGCAGTTCTTGCTTCTGATGACGAAACCAATGGTTAATATGATAATGACACAAGTGATAAAGTTCAGTTGAAGATTATGTTGAAGGAGATGGGGCAAAGCTAGATTTTCCAGCTGAACCTATTGTTGATGTTCGCTTTCTTCCTGATCCATGTGTTCTGTTTGGCCATGTGAGTAGTAAAAATATCACATAATTTGTTTGATTGAACAATATAACATGACTTCAGTGCTGCATGTAAACAGAAGGCCTTTTTTAGTTGCATAGCACATgaaaaagtcagcaaaaaaatgtttatttatcagTATGTGATGGTGATGCAAGTGAAAGTGAAAGTGActatgataatgatgatgatactCTTTCAGTTGCTGCTTCTATTTCTGGTCATGTCCCTACTAATGATGTTCCTACCTCAAGCTCttccaaagtaaaaaaaaaacgttacgaAAACAAATAATGCGCCTTGTAAAAGGAAACCCTGGAATCGCATCAtggtaaacaaaaacaaaaaaacaacaatgcaAAGAAAAAGAATGTTGATGTAACATATACCAAAACCTAAACAGTAATGCACAATTTTTAGAATTCTCTGGACTTAAAAGACCAACCAGTGATGCAGATACACCACTTGAATCTTcccatttattttttcacagcaGAAATTATAAAACAAGAAGTTGTCGAAACAAATCGCTACTACCAACAAGAACAGTTAAAAAACCGTTGTCAATGCAATGGTCAGATACTTGGAAGGAAATGCACCTTATGTGCTTATACGTTAACCCTGTAACTAGAAAGAGAAAGGACGCAAAAACATTTGACTATTGACGAAAATTTGAAACATGTGTGCAAACTTTGCTTTCGAGACTGTTTACACGAAAAGGAAATTAAGAAAGTAAATTATTAAAATCACTCATACGGAACATTTTATAGTGTTGAGGATTTttctggtgaaaaaattatttctcttATTTTCAGTTAGACTGATTTTTTGGTttggtttaaattttttgaatatttttattttggaatttgtcgtttttgaaatttcaaaattatgtCTGCAGCTTTGAAGAGAAAGATTGCTTGTCGTAACGGTTTGAGAAAACATTTATTTAATATCTTTAAAGAGACAGAGGCTAGTTTAGCTGATGAGAATGTTAGTGAGGCCCAGTTTATAGGTCATCAGAATGGAttagaaaatattattaaacAGCTTTGTATTATTGATGAGGACATTTTGAGTTTGATTAGtccagaagaaatagagacagatgtAGTAGAAAGTTTAGAACCTATGCACAAACATTTTGCAGATATTATGCTGAAGATTAAATCTTTAAATTTAGTAGAAGGAACTGTTAGTACGGGAGTAGTAGTAGCACACAGTGCAAATTACCAAAATTAGAGCTTTCAGTTTTCAAGTGTGTTGCAGTTGAGAGGCAAGGTTTGTGGGACCAGTTCGATGTAGCAATTAACCAGAATAGTAGTTTAATTGGTACagataattttaattatttaaagagGTATTTGTCTGGGCACGCGTTGTCAGCAACTTCTGGTTTATCTTTGAGTTTAACAAATTACAAGGAAGCGATTAGTATTCTTCGTGAGATGTATGGGAATCCACAGATATGGAGTCTTTGTTTACGTTAGGTaaatttaaagagaaaaaaaatattactgctTTAAGAAAATTGTACAATGATGTTGAGAGTTGTGAGGAAATCTGAGGGTCTTGAAAGTAGTGACTGCCACAATCCTTCGCAATGTAGAAATGTAAGCAATGTTAAGACGCGTAAAGATATCATTAGGAAAAACAAGAAATGTTATATTTGTTTAGGCCTAGGACACATGGCTAGAGATTGTCGTTCCAAATATATTTATGGTCAGTGTAAGGGCAAGCACCATATTTCTATTTGTGAGGGATCTTCTAAATTAGAAAAGAATGATGAAAAAAAGTGTGGGTTAAGGACTCAAATAAGCCTAAGTCTGATCATTGCTGTTGTTACGTATAAGGTAACGTAAGTTCAGAGGCGAAGACGCAAGTTGAGGAAGCACAAGGTTTAGTAGCGTATAGTGATTGTGATAGTGGGATTTTGCTTCAGACAGCTAAGGCAAATATTTGCACAGTTAATAATAATCCTGAATATCTTACTCGCATTTTGTTCGATAGCAGAAGTCAGAAAACATATATTGCAGCAAAGGTGTGCAACGCTTTGAACTTAGAAACTGTTTGGAAGGAAAAGTTGATTATTAATACATTCGGTACAAACAATAGTGGAGTAATGAAAGAAATTGATGTTTTTCAATTCAAAATCAAACATGTCATAATGAGAACCACACAATGTTGAGGCCTTGTGTGTACTGACAATTTGCAGTCCTTTAACCAAACAGCCTATATAAACACAGCGCATAAATTGGAGTATTTAAGAGGTTTAGAATTAGCGGATAGTACGGGTGGGCACTCGCATCTATTTATCAGTATTGTAGTGGGAgttgattattattattcatttttCACAGGTAAAATAATTAAGAAAGGAAATGGTCCAGTAGCTTCCGATTCTGTTGGGATGGATTTTGAGTGGTAAAGTAAGTGGGAATACATTCTCGCATCAACAATGTTTGAAACGAACGCTATGCATTGTGACATGGGGAGAACGTTGGTTTATTACGACAAGATTTAAGTAAGTTTTGGGACATTGTGACCATAGGGTCGTCTGATGATTGTGTTATAACTAATTTTGAGAAGGACATTTTTTACAACGGTGAGAGATACGTTACCTTTCAAACCTAACCACGACGAATTACCTGATAATTACGGTGTTTGTAAAACTGAAAGCATTGAAACGTCGTCTGGTTGATAAGAAGATTCTTGGTAAGTATGATGAAAGAATAATGGTATTATAGAAAAAGTTCCTGAGAAAGAAGTTGCTGTTGACAGTGGTACAGTACATTATTTGCCGCATAGACCCGTTGTGCGGAACAATAGAGACACAACAAAAATACATGCAGTGTTTGACGCATCTTGTGCTCATTGTGGACCATCTTAAAATCAATGTTTATACCCCGGGCTAAATTTACtgtctaaaattttaaagttttgctTAGGTTTAGAGTTAATTATATTGGTATCCTGGCTGATATTAAACAAGCATTTCTGAATGTAGAAATTGCTGAGGAACATAGGGATTTTCTAAGGTTCTTGTGGTGTGATATTAATTCTCAAGACTTGGCTAAGGTTATTATTTATCGATTTTTAAGAGTAGTATTTCGCCTCACAAGTAGCCCATTTTTACTCAATGGTACAGTCAGGAACCACttgaataaatatttaaatatgaatAAGGATCTTATTGAGAAAGTTTTAGAAGATTTATATGTAAATGACGTTGTATATGGTGTAACAGGAGTTTATGATAAGTTAAAGCAAATAATGCTTGAGGCGGGATTTGAATTAAGAAAGTGGGTAAGTAATGACGTTACTTTACAACAATATTTTGATAAGAACGAAGCGTCTGGGAATGAAATAGACATGAAAGAAGATGAAGTTACTTATTTTGAACATCAGCTGCCATCAAGTAAAAATAAGAACCAGCATGTCTTAGGGATAGAGTGGGATACTAATTCTGATGAATTTGTGTTTCGATTTGATAATATTTTATAAAGATGTTCAGAGAGGTATTCAACTAAGAGAAAAGTGTTAAGTATAGCTGCTTCATTTTATGATACCTTAGGTCTTATTTCTCCGATCACTTCTAGGATCAAGATTGTGTTTCAACTGTTATGTAAAGATAAGTTTGACTGGGATGATGAGTTGTCTAGTGATATATTGCCTGTGTGAGAAGAATTTTTACAGGTATTAAAATCTGTAGGTACTATTAGAGTTCAGAGATTTGTTTTGACTCCAGTGAGTGAGGTAGTAAAAAGTATTGAGTAACATGGATTTTGTGATAGTTAAACTTAGGTATATTGTGCTGTAGTTTACATTCGTGTAGTGGCATCTATTGAAGTGAAAGTTAATTTGTTAGCTTCTAAGACTAAAGTGGCTCCTTTGAAGTCGTTGACTATACCCAGACTGGAATTCCTAGGTTGTGTATTATTAAGTAAGTTGTAAGTCAGATAAAGGTTGCACTTTCTAATAAGATTTTGTTTAATAATGTTTAATGTTGGACAGATTCTGAGGTTGCTCTCTGTTGGATAAAGGGTAAAGAGAAAACTTGGAAACACTGGGTTGAGAATAGTGTAGTTAATGTGAGGAATTGTGTTGATAGAGACAGATGGAATCACATATCTGTGTTAAATAATCCTGCTGATATTCCTAcacatatttttaacaatttattttctAGTTGTTGGTTTGAAGGACCTAAGTTTTTGTATTCTTATAATCTGGATCATGGAAAATTTGATGTAGGCGAAAGGTTACATATATGGTAGATGTGTTAGTTAAGTCGAAGAACAAAGGTAAGAAAGTTCCTTTGAAGTTTGTTGAAGATGTTGTGAATTGTGCTGTTGAGCATGTTAATCTCGTGGGCGTAGCAGGGTGCACAGAATTACCTGTTTGTGTAGTTGACTTGTGTAGTGTaatgaaatttgaaaattacaGTTCTTAAAAAAGCTGTACGTATATCGATTCATTAACaatctttgtttaaaagtttccAGGAAGGCAGAACTAATGATCACAGAAGAAACGTTAACTACAGAAGAATACGATTATGCTTATGAAACATCCTGTTCTACTTCGTGGTAGAGATTCTTATGTgacaaaattaattattatgGACACTCATGAGAAGGTGATGCATCATGGTATTGAGACAACATTGGCATGTATACGTTCTGCGTTTTGGATTATTAAAGGTGGAAAATTTGCCAAAGACATTTTACGGAAGTGTGTCATTTGCAAGCGTTGTCACGGAAGCACATTGTTACCCCTTCCTCATACAGACTTACCAGATTTTAGAGTGGATTATTTATCAAATGCTTTTTAAGCATTTGGTTTAGATTACACAGGACTTTAATTGTAAAAGAACTACATTGCAAGAACAGTTCTAAGgtttacattttattgattacaCATTAACAGCCGatcaaattggtgcatttcatttCGGTTTGGTGATAGTAAAGTGTGGATAGTTTATCTTTTTTTGACCTCGAAGATGGCAAACCCAGCTCTAAGgtttacattttattgattacgTGTGCAAATAGTCGAACGGTTTACCTGGAATTGACACCAGACATGTCAGTACATCCATTCATTCGAGCATTCAGACGTTTCGCATTAAGAAAAGGTACCCCAGATATTATTATTAGTGGCAATTGTAAAACGTTTAAATCAACTGAAGTTAAAAGGTTCACGTCACAAAGTCAAATACATCAGATATATACATTCATTTTACCTGCCTCTCCATGGTGGGGAAGAATTTCGAAAGATTAGTCAAAACAGTGAAAAATTCTCTAAAATGTCTTGGTAGATCTCTGTTAACATTTTGAAGAATTAGAAACAACATTATGTGAAATAGAAGCAGTTATATCAACAATCAACCACTTATGTGTAGTAATGAAGATGATTTGGATAGTACCTTGACACTGTCCCATTTTAATTTATGGTCGTGACGTTTTGAAAGCTGAAAGAGTCATTAAAACAACTGTTGACATACCTACGTTATCAACTGGTGATTCTTCAAAACATAAGCAATTTATTATCTCATTAATGGAGACGTTTTTCAACAAGTTATTTGAACAAGCTGAAACAATTTCAACTGTATCGACATCCCAAAACAAACGCAGTAAACAAACTTGTAGTGGAAGACGGAGAAGAGGATGAGTAGTAGAATTAGTCGTTGGTAAATATGAGAACATAAGTGGTGTGAAATGAGTCGTTTTATGCAAGCAAGGGAAGTTAGTTACGTGTTACTGTCCGTTATAAAAATTGGTACCTTTTGAAATTGTTACAGATGTTGAAGAACATTCCAGGCCTGAGCTTGACCATGCGCACAGATAGAAGACCAACCAGAGGAGCTACCATTGAAGGTGAACAATTAAGGCGTATTAGAGAGACATACAGTTCATTTAGTTGATTTACCTGGTGTAAATCAAAGGTTTTTACCCATTTTTCACATCATTGtttcttttcattttaaaaaaaattctttttttgccTTCTTTATCTTTGTCCATAGAAAAGTAACCAAATgagttttattgatttttttggcAGAAGTAAGCTAAGGTATTGTAGTTTATAATTAAGTAtgattcaactgcttatttcattgttttttactgatatttgctttaaaaaaagatttttttgaaaaattcacAACTGTTGctaccattttgatttttttgttatggtagaaatatgcaaaaaaaatttacatggtttcaaaaaatatgtagttttatagtattatttttactataaaaGGAATTACTTGTggttctttttacaaaaacgtATAGATGTACTATACATCTacgtttttgtaaaaagaaagcaTTATCGCTGTTGACAAGTATTTATACTCAGAAGCTATTATGCTTCAATATGTGTTGTTATGGACATAGAGAGAAAATAGTTGAGAAAAACCGGACTGGTATGGATAAGGAGGAAGAGGATAGCCCTTAAGTATTAAAAACATGATAATAACTTGAAATCTTTGATCTAATGGCACAAAGAATTCTTGTTGGAAAAGCTTGATTCTATGCattttagttcattttaattttttttctccagaCTTGGTTGTAAGACTCTCCTGAAAATTCCCCAAATGGATTGTGCAAAAGATTAAGCACCTTACTTTTTTAGCATGCCagacaaagaaaaaaatcctatgaaaatttaagtaaaagaaTGTATTATATTCCTACCACTTCAGTGACAAAATAGTGATCAAATCGTGATCAACTATTTCTGCAGGGATCTacaatatttgtaatatttgtaaatGTTCCTATTTACTTGAATAATGTGCAGAAACAATAACCCCACTAAAGTTTACTGCTAATAAACTCAAGAGAGGCTGATAATAATATCAGCCTCTCTTGGTCAAATTCAGCTAATTCAGCTAATAATTATATCTAGAATTGCCAATGTTGACGTTCCCACACAAAATGATATAACTGAAGTGACTACAATCACAAGAGTAGTGGTGATgatgattatgattatgataGACAAGATTAGagatttttggaaaaatattagtttttcttttttttttttttacttactaTATACCTggattattttattaatttacaAACCAATTGGGACAATAAGAAAAATAATGGCAGACTGAACTACAGAGGAAAACAAAGTTGAAGTTATAAAGAAGAAGGAAATAAGTGAAGTAACTAAGCAGTGAAAGAAgataaatttgacgaaaattaCTGCAACAGTTGTGTACCTAGTTTGGAACTTTGTACGCAGCTGATCAGGTAAAGTTTATCTTTTAATTTGTGTTACTATCGTTATAGGTGAGATAAACAATCACTGTTATTGCTGATATAGTTTGGTTGAGTGTTGGTTGATATCAAGGTCAAGATTCTTAATGTTATATGCTGTTGGAGAGAGCCTTTCTTTGTATTGAATTGTGTGACTATTGCTGTGGAAGACAGCTTCCATTgatattgattatttttttcttgtttgttcaTATCGGTTGTATATTAAGACTTTTATGGTGAAATACTTACAACAGGGACTGATAGTGGTATTCTATTCAACAATTTGtacttcaaaattttaaatagccaaaaattttgaacagacagaaaggcaaagaaaaaaatagtagaGAGTATAAGTGAAAAAATGATGCAGTTTTATGCAGTGAAAAAGGGGAACAGACTAGAATGTATGATGATTGGAAAGAATGCAAGAAGCAAGTGACAAACCATAAAGAAGCAGTTTTCGAAAAGTTTAAAACAAGGCAAGAAGCAGAGAAattcctgaaaaataaaaaattgactaaGGTTAAGAtgagaaaaaagaagaacacTTGAAAAAGGAGAAAACAAAGGAAGTTCATGAAAATAA
The genomic region above belongs to Hydractinia symbiolongicarpus strain clone_291-10 chromosome 4, HSymV2.1, whole genome shotgun sequence and contains:
- the LOC130641616 gene encoding uncharacterized protein LOC130641616, yielding MTAHRTTREKCRMANYAFMENITAMKQEIEQLHKSLFMTFSDKFDLQSKMAAYERSVEERNKLFASQLADVIYLIEYHIEQIVMETRCFYFRRNTVKQKVQMLCKVRTQLKNLHSTMFPPGMENHKLSTNFDTFETMRAYFV
- the LOC130641615 gene encoding probable Bax inhibitor 1 isoform X1 — encoded protein: MLRYQDAILFISTNQKLDISLRRDVQTKKHLKNVYSALAISTLSAAVGAGIHVLTHFLQGGLLAGLGSIGFVLALAFTENSSKNQIKRLGYLVGMAFCTGLSLGPLMDQVIEIDPTIVSTAFFASCLIFVCFSLSALWAEDRSYLYLGGTLFSGVSIMMLLSFMNIFFQSNLIFQVYLYGGLLLFCGFILYDTQLIIEKRRNGDDDFIWHSVDLFLDFINIFRRTMVILANNKKDKRKKN
- the LOC130641615 gene encoding probable Bax inhibitor 1 isoform X2, producing the protein MDALFGERPISLRALTDFSKLDVQTKKHLKNVYSALAISTLSAAVGAGIHVLTHFLQGGLLAGLGSIGFVLALAFTENSSKNQIKRLGYLVGMAFCTGLSLGPLMDQVIEIDPTIVSTAFFASCLIFVCFSLSALWAEDRSYLYLGGTLFSGVSIMMLLSFMNIFFQSNLIFQVYLYGGLLLFCGFILYDTQLIIEKRRNGDDDFIWHSVDLFLDFINIFRRTMVILANNKKDKRKKN